A single region of the Podospora pseudopauciseta strain CBS 411.78 chromosome 1, whole genome shotgun sequence genome encodes:
- a CDS encoding hypothetical protein (EggNog:ENOG503NWGF; COG:I; COG:Q), translated as MSKPWILLTPSTRGISHSLLHHLLRTTPSTIPILTTTRSPNLPPSYPKSDRLHVVNLDVKDESAIQSAAEKARELFPPKTHHLHLALTLPGILLNPPEKSISQITEPSLLETLRVNTLGPVLLMKHFVPFLPKRSASLEPTEGLPPHATWLSVSARVGSMTDNRLGGWYSYRLSKSALNSAVKTLDLELQQKSASKCMAVGYHPGTVKTDLSRGFWSGVPEANLLSPDDAAEKLWNVITSLNPSQRGKIWDWKGEEVPP; from the exons ATGTCCAAACCTTGgatcctcctcaccccctcaacccgCGGCAtctcccactccctcctccaccacctcctccgcaccaccccctccacaatcCCCATcctaaccaccacccgctcccccaacctccccccctcctatCCCAAATCAGACCGCCTCCACGTCGTAAACCTAGACGTAAAAGATGAATCAGCCATCCAATCCGCCGCCGAAAAAGCCCGGGAGCTGTTCCCGCCCaaaacccaccacctccacctggccctcaccctccccggcatcctcctcaacccccccgagAAATCCATCTCCCAAATCACCGAGCCCAGCCTCCTCGAAACGCTGAGGGTAAACACCCTCGGCCCAGTCCTCTTAATGAAGCACTTCGTCCCTTTTCTCCCAAAGAGATCCGCCTCTCTCGAGCCCACAGAAGGTCTACCGCCCCACGCAACTTG GTTGTCTGTCTCGGCGCGAGTAGGCAGCATGACCGACAACCGCCTCGGAGGCTGGTACTCCTACCGTCTTTCCAAATCAGCCCTCAACTCGGCCGTCAAAACCCTCGACCTCGAGCTCCAGCAAAAGTCAGCCTCCAAATGCATGGCGGTAGGCTACCACCCGGGCACCGTCAAGACCGACCTCTCCCGCGGATTTTGGTCCGGCGTCCCCGAAGCAAACCTCTTGTCCCCAGACGACGCAGCCGAAAAGCTCTGGAACGTGATCACTTCCTTAAACCCATCACAGCGAGGCAAAATCTGGGACTGgaaaggagaggaggtgcCCCCTTGA
- a CDS encoding hypothetical protein (EggNog:ENOG503PRAV): MLGRRETVIVVEDSSHLLNRRGGSLETTIHSNELEEMDSQISQYSRPKTFRRLSNASSILTDIFRPDTDEDVIRRKIKRANDRDSSRALIEFLRNTSPPPQNYMSIPDTVESPPVTTKKRRPFWSFWKKRVKRGKKKDGRPASGGVIRLPDTAVAGTTTGGYRHIAISIPIEYDHLDEPTQEPSPPPSDDERAGTVTILPPVEEEKGESSESVVSGTTNDSTSANSEGLFPMLPSPESPMERLSTDRVLSAAGPIAQGGTGSRTQSRPPSRMANSSVGAHSMITIPSPHGLTPLPKGSISDFAPVDVVTVDTRPHTVMSSPRSPADEHPAMGIKRDNTVTAHSSNMFLRQHTLAAIQDPLDAEQSDREDIPSTRHCTPMSPHPLSFQSRAASIFPPLEPFSPLSPKPKPSCTFRITPIMTVVDVQPVSARQSPAPRLKEQRSLVSKKSTVFPLHSTPEIHITGSDTSPHSQHHGRKVRHMPSFSDMRSTTSIEHLILARHSSFVPTVSTSTSYSTLPTRPPTACSFRRPSPAAVPRSESHQNLLRQYEELRYTHNHEIELLVQRLDRLESVNNRWLNTLIPLIERLARRLPSSRSTLSTYKSTSDIAPGDATPRITTTTTTTSTRRKHYSCPQHRNPCPQHRNPCPQHHNPYPRHRISSEASTNDSDSLDYRRLSHSNPPIPAGYHSRYYEPPQTRNTSDVSSHYWDPSNDDLLLHSYSQGGQEVAVDRLPSRHAGVSLLGGDFGAMFTRRVREVEQRQEEERGGESGLGKREWPWPGMSQLSGMETLEPVMRGLVEEIGAGEEGELREVEDPLGGHR; the protein is encoded by the exons ATGTTGGGAAGG AGGGAGACTGTCATTGTGGTGGAAGACAGTTCCCATCTGCTCAACAGGCGAGGCGGCTCTCTGGAGACCACCATCCATTCAAACGAGCTGGAAGAAATGGACAGCCAAATATCCCAGTACAGCCGGCCCAAGACCTTCCGTAGGCTTTCGAATGCTTCGAGCATTCTCACCGACATTTTCCGCCCAGACACCGACGAGGACGTCATTCGGCGCAAGATCAAAAGGGCGAACGACAGAGATAGCTCGAGGGCCCTGATTGAGTTTCTCCGCAACACCTCGCCGCCACCCCAGAATTACATGTCCATTCCTGACACGGTTGAGTCTCCACCTGTCACGACGAAGAAGAGACGTCCATTTTGGTCAttttggaagaagagggtcaagagaggaaagaagaaggacgggAGGCCCGCATCTGGTGGCGTAATTCGGCTGCCAGATACAGCTGTTGCTGGAACAACTACTGGTGGTTATCGCCACATCGCCATATCGATACCTATTGAGTACGACCATCTTGATGAGCCTACCCAAGAGCCCAGCCCGCCGCCTTCAGATGACGAACGGGCTGGCACTGTCACGATTCTGCCGCCAgtagaagaagagaagggtGAGTCTAGCGAATCGGTTGTTTCAGGCACCACCAACGACAGTACAAGTGCCAACAGTGAGGGGTTGTTCCCGATGCTCCCGTCGCCAGAGTCGCCAATGGAAAGGCTCTCTACTGACCGCGTGCTCTCGGCCGCAGGACCCATAGCACAGGGGGGGACTGGGAGCCGGACACAATCTCGGCCACCCTCGCGGATGGCAAACTCTTCGGTCGGTGCCCACAGCATGATTACtatcccttccccccatgGGCTGACACCGCTCCCAAAAGGCTCGATATCAGATTTCGCTCCAGTAGATGTCGTCACTGTCGACACTCGACCTCATACCGTCATGAGCAGTCCTCGAAGTCCCGCAGATGAGCACCCTGCCATGGGCATCAAACGTGATAACACCGTCACCGCTCATAGCTCCAATATGTTCCTTCGACAACACACGCTGGCTGCTATCCAAGACCCCCTGGATGCGGAACAAAGCGACAGAGAGGACATTCCGTCGACGAGACACTGCACACCTATGAGCCCTCACCCTCTGTCATTCCAATCGAGGGCCGCTTCGATCTTTCCGCCTCTAGAACCTTTCTCGCCGTTATCACCCAAACCGAAACCCTCTTGCACTTTCCGTATCACACCCATCATGACCGTTGTTGATGTGCAGCCAGTCTCAGCACGCCAGTCACCAGCTCCTCGTTTGAAGGAGCAGCGCAGTCTTGTCAGCAAAAAAAGCACTGTTTTCCCTCTCCACAGCACCCCTGAGATTCACATCACCGGCTCCGACACGTCCCCCCACTCTCAACATCATGGACGAAAAGTCCGCCATATGCCCAGCTTCTCCGACATGCGAAGCACGACTTCTATTGAACATCTCATTCTCGCGCGACACTCGAGTTTCGTTCCAACAGTTTCAACAAGCACCTCCTATAGCACCCTCCCTACCCGACCACCAACGGCTTGTTCATTCCGTCGTCCCTCTCCAGCAGCCGTCCCCCGGTCAGAGTCCCACCAGAACCTCCTACGTCAATACGAAGAACTCCGCTACACCCACAACCACGAAATTGAACTTTTGGTTCAACGCCTCGACAGATTAGAATCGGTCAACAACCGCTGgctcaacaccctcatccccctGATCGAGCGCCTGGCCCGCCGGTTACCCTCTTCCAGATCAACATTGAGCACCTACAAAAGCACAAGCGACATCGCCCCGGGGGACGCCACGCCCagaatcaccaccaccaccaccaccaccagcacaagGAGGAAACACTACTCCTGCCCTCAACACCGCAACCCCTGCCCTCAACACCGCAACCCCtgccctcaacaccacaacccctACCCTCGCCACCGTATCTCCTCAGAGGCCTCCACAAACGACAGTGACTCCCTTGACTACCGACGCCTCTCCCActccaacccacccatccCGGCGGGTTATCATTCCCGGTACTACGAGCCGCCACAGACAAGGAATACCTCTGATGTGAGCTCGCATTATTGGGATCCGAGTAATGATGACCTGTTGCTGCACTCGTACAGTCAGGGGGGGCAGGAGGTGGCGGTTGATCGGTTGCCGTCACGGCATGCGGGGGTGTCGTTGCTGGGAGGGGACTTTGGGGCAATGTTTACGAGGCGCGTTAGGGAGGTTGAACAGAgacaagaggaagagaggggtGGGGAAAGCGgtctggggaagagggagtgGCCTTGGCCGGGGATGTCGCAGCTGAGTGGGATGGAGACGCTGGAGccggtgatgagggggttggttgaggagattggagctggagaggagggggagttgagagaggtggaggatcCTCTTGGGGGGCACAGGTGA
- the SEN1 gene encoding DEAD-box type RNA helicase (COG:A; EggNog:ENOG503NUIU; BUSCO:EOG092608AE), translated as MEGNLEQTIIEWHNDFEDFPPDAHLCCPKLNDDDLTDYENLDFPDEPDESGGGAVSVEEKKKRNEDYKHRLQISYNLSLLMGLPPERSSTWLPNWKERVETYLTRCDSCIRRWHRAREPFLQRLPECLRPEHIRVMETHLDDFDRGRIDRGLKEARDILERNGPMTTTKLVQHSISAVLALFEALCSWKYLAFKDRIQDFDYVFENTQRKKPAKLPGGLLPSMTSFLFSESKYKRDFAEAAWDRREPESLKQDEWDWAVSPWLTESILWVSMSRGGNTPDKIPRFWRGFSKILRLLGEKQIVNWLRAMEVSPNIYFLALEHLMTDSDEALLSVLQGLQGLMEKAPKAFWAAFAQLSPSTLVEQIFMSPGFRPLLNNSLLPERMESGGDSGDRVPALAGWLMAFIRSLPQIQRSDACDTVLQHLLSTFRQDPSCDRSAHATCTLSGLVALHECLKGFLDPENPFDTQTSLITVNQLLNKVLQYGEVIIGAAKLRPGDTYNIGLSKAGIAIIHSALALDARATEIEWKALVDRRPVQNIMNRDSGKLWESFLEMLWPSQLGHFELAEAMLQATLPLRAIEKFIPKRKEKLKKEHEVFNNRYQQQTAAIGKVLNRMTDFTQLELANLCSSYGKTIQAIVSSLIHGEEAIREAGFELIKAITDEMVRSDAIERMVERHFQPFVQAITNAVETISAYKGEGAPWTHMIPILQCSDFVLNGLCDPSSGQLRRKTLTADERAVVKSWWRSVWRAIDHSFRMMRKWHEMVEKKVMEDFCRDVMELANKLFEQDGVLASALSHQESSETEIPTSDAMKDVLEPPRFYSFSLVDMLQLRDQYLISGIIRIVKQLITRMKQQDMALPPNTLLHLGKMIKDAKRSHGARPEYPTKTNLTDEQRIELLKALGEDAVIEEQFMGIKPGEKEARERALKQSKLDFFKATSKDYKDPLLSLTPTYDKNKSKLEQLKSEIVKPKQPTVLSPAAISAKQASLKEARAREKAEKAKRDAEAIAKARALRAPTKIVAGEGSGLQGIAGAKGKDHAPALKDEIMVGSSSEDEDESDDDDDDEVIVLKAKKANKTLSEADQRRLELLMAKNRGPVKKVKLMRSAKDMRARLIPPMDTLHLAILEWDIFHEGNDPPNGYRCAEVSNTYNDPVSYKQTFFPLLINEAWRSFVTAKDETTSKQFGIKVLSRMAVDKFVEVTASVPAAVSKDRGLSEGDIVLMSRGEDPLNQPEELHCLSRIWKTTYKKDIVEVVYRLNGRGNPIHQALVPGSEFSVVKITNMTTIEREYAALESLQYYDLMDEVLKAEPSPMLNFGDQAIKGVMDNYQLNLGQAKAILNAKENDGFTLVQGPPGTGKTKTIVAMVGCLLSNSLKGSNGAVSIPRPGLTAKPTTAPARKLLVCAPSNAAVDELVLRLKQGVKTMNGTHHKIEVLRLGRTDAINAGVKDVTLDEQVKARMEAVINSSGPSDREQMHKEAGEIKVKLSELRPKLDAAQAADDHQLMNKLKREYDDLMKRRAHIGARIEADKSSGNTFQREVEIKRRQVQQEILDKAQVLCATLSGSGHEMFKNLNVEFETVIIDEAAQCVELSALIPLKYGCSKCILVGDPKQLPPTVLSQSAARYGYDQSLFVRMQKNHAKDVHLLDMQYRMHPEISRFPSKEFYEGLLQDGADMAGLRLQPWHQSVYLGPYRFFDVKGSQSRGPKNQSLVNEEELKVAMKLYQRFRSDYSNVDARGKIGIITPYKAQLHRLRQRFTDKYGEGITEEIEFNTTDAFQGRECEIIIFSCVRASPTGGIGFMTDIRRMNVGLTRAKSSLWILGDSRALQQGEYWNKLIEDAKERDRYTTGNILAMLDSRGPQLPAAAFKQLGAPPPAPSRPRPTEDVEMPDAPSSNVEMPDVPPANLPYRRPSGPRDDMPPTIQPTVGSTGKKRARDSNDDGRPSKKIQQNANAARHNMNAAPPVMPRAATVKPPIDPSAMEVLGLAPPERAPAAQPPRPQQWGQQPQVANGPGPGQGPRPNGPPNGQGQRPSVPPPGSRGPVPPARKPASDPFIRRKPGPRR; from the exons ATGGAGGGCAATCTCGAACAGACCATCATCGAATGGCACAATGATTTCGAAGACTTCCCACCCGACGCTCACCTGTGCTGCCCGAAATTAAACGACGATGATCTCACCGACTATGAGAACCTCGACTTCCCCGATGAGCCCGACGAGtctggcggcggcgccgtGTCCGtcgaggaaaagaaaaagcgaAACGAGGACTACAAGCATCGCCTCCAGATATCATacaacctcagcctcctgATGGGACTCCCGCCAGAGCGCTCGAGCACATGGCTTCCTAATTGGAAGGAGCGTGTTGAAACATACCTTACACGGTGCGACTCGTGCATACGACGCTGGCACCGAGCACGGGAACCCTTTCTGCAACGCCTCCCCGA ATGCCTGCGCCCTGAGCATATCCGTGTCATGGAAACCCACCTGGACGATTTCGACAGGGGACGCATCGACCGTGGGCTGAAGGAAGCCAGAGATATACTTGAAAGGAATGGTCCGATGACAACAACGAAGTTGGTCCAGCACAGCATCTCGGCAGTCTTGGCTCTCTTTGAGGCACTCTGCAGTTGGAAGTATCTTGCGTTCAAGGATCGCATCCAGGACTTTGACTATGTTTTTGAGAACACCCAGCGTAAGAAGCCCGCCAAATTGCCTGGCGGTTTGCTTCCATCGATGACgtcctttctcttctccgaGTCAAAGTACAAGAGGGACTTTGCCGAGGCCGCTTGGGACCGGCGAGAACCCGAAAGCTTGAAGCAGGACGAGTGGGATTGGGCCGTATCTCCCTGGTTGACAGAGTCAATCCTGTGGGTTTCGATGAGCAGAGGGGGCAACACTCCAGATAAGATACCCAGATTCTGGCGGGGCTTTTCGAAAATACTGCGGCTGTTGGGCGAGAAACAAATTGTGAACTGGCTTCGAGCAATGGAGGTCTCGCCcaatatttattttcttgCCCTGGAGCACTTGATGACGGATTCAGACGAGGCCCTGTTGTCGGTCTTGCAAGGACTCCAAGGTCTCATGGAAAAGGCACCCAAAGCGTTTTGGGCTGCGTTTGCTCAGCTTTCGCCCAGCACCTTGGTGGAGCAAATCTTCATGAGCCCAGGCTTTCGTCCGCTCCTGAACAATTCGCTTCTGCCCGAGAGGATGGAATCGGGAGGCGACAGTGGCGACAGGGTACCGGCattggctggctggctaATGGCCTTCATTCGTTCACTGCCGCAAATCCAGCGCTCAGATGCATGCGACACTGTTTTGCAGCATCTCCTGAGCACGTTTCGGCAGGATCCGTCGTGCGACCGCTCAGCACATGCTACTTGCACTCTCTCGGGCTTGGTTGCTCTCCACGAATGCTTGAAGGGCTTCTTGGACCCAGAGAACCCATTCGACACACAGACATCCCTCATCACGGTCAATCAGCTGCTGAACAAAGTACTCCAGTATGGTGAAGTCATCATTGGGGCCGCAAAGCTGAGGCCTGGGGACACATACAACATCGGTCTCTCCAAGGCCGGCATAGCCATTATTCACTCAGCTTTGGCCCTTGATGCGCGAGCCACGGAGATCGAATGGAAGGCCCTAGTTGATCGCCGGCCAGTCCAAAATATTATGAATAGGGATTCCGGGAAACTGTGGGAGTCTTTTCTTGAGATGCTCTGGCCCTCTCAGCTCGGCCATTTCGAACTGGCAGAAGCTATGCTACAAGCTACCCTGCCGCTACGTGCCATCGAGAAGTTCATCCCTAAGCGaaaggagaagctcaagaaggaACACGAGGTATTCAACAATCGatatcaacaacaaacagCTGCTATTGGAAAAGTCCTGAACCGCATGACCGACTTTACGCAGTTAGAGCTAGCAAACCTGTGCTCCAGTTATGGCAAGACGATCCAAGCCATCGTGTCATCGCTCATCCATGGCGAAGAGGCAATTCGCGAAGCTGGCTTTGAGCTGATCAAGGCCATAACTGACGAAATGGTTCGCAGCGATGCCATTGAAaggatggtggagaggcaTTTCCAGCCGTTTGTGCAAGCTATCACCAATGCTGTTGAAACCATCTCGGCGTACAAGGGTGAAGGTGCACCTTGGACTCACATgatccccatcctccagtGCAGCGACTTCGTACTGAATGGCCTTTGCGATCCATCGTCCGGTCAGTTGAGACGCAAGACCCTGACGGCCGATGAGCGGGCCGTCGTCAAGAGCTGGTGGAGAAGTGTTTGGAGGGCCATCGATCACTCGTTtaggatgatgaggaagtgGCACGAGATggtcgagaagaaggtgatGGAGGACTTTTGTCGAGATGTCATGGAGCTCGCCAACAAGCTGTTTGAGCAAGATGGTGTTCTTGCCTCTGCTCTAAGCCACCAAGAGAGCAGTGAAACTGAAATCCCGACCTCAGACGCCATGAAGGATGTCCTCGAGCCGCCTCGGTTCTATTCTTTCTCGCTGGTGGACATGCTTCAGCTCCGTGATCAGTACCTTATCTCTGGTATTATCAGGATCGTCAAGCAGCTGATTACCAGAATGAAGCAGCAGGACATGGCACTGCCTCCAAACACCTTGTTACACCTGGGCAAGATGATCAAGGACGCCAAGCGATCACATGGCGCCAGGCCAGAGTATCCTACTAAGACAAATCTGACGGACGAGCAGCGCATTGAACTACTCAAGGCTCTCGGAGAGGATGCCGTGATCGAGGAGCAGTTCATGGGCATCAAACCCGGCGAGAAAGAGGCTAGAGAGCGCGCTCTCAAGCAGAGCAAGCTTGACTTCTTCAAGGCGACCTCCAAGGACTACAAAGATCCTCTGCTCAGCCTCACACCGACGTATGACAAGAACAAGTCGAAGCTGGAGCAGCTGAAGTCCGAGATAGTCAAGCCCAAGCAGCCAACAGTGCTTAGTCCAGCCGCTATTTCTGCAAAGCAGGCCTCTCTCAAGGAGGCGCGAGCTagggagaaggccgagaaggccaAGCGTGACGCCGAAGCTATTGCCAAGGCCAGAGCTTTGCGTGCGCCGACAAAGATTGTGGCAGGTGAAGGCTCTGGTTTGCAAGGCATCGCTGGTGCAAAGGGCAAAGACCATGCCCCGGCGTTGAAGGACGAAATCATGGTTGGGTCGTCTtcggaggacgaggacgagtcggatgatgatgatgatgatgaggtgattgttctcaaggccaagaaggcgaaCAAGACCTTGAGCGAGGCTGATCAACGTCGTCTTGAGCTCTTGATGGCGAAGAACCGCGGACCTGTGAAGAAGGTCAAGCTCATGCGGTCTGCCAAGGATATGCGTGCTCGTTTGATCCCCCCGATGGACACACTTCACCTTGCGATTCTTGAATGGGATATTTTTCATGAAGGGAATGACCCTCCAAATGGGTATCGCTGTGCGGAAGTCTCCAACACGTACAACGATCCCGTCAGCTACAAGCAAACGTTTTTCCCCCTGCTCATCAATGAAGCCTGGCGGTCGTTCGTGACGGCCAAGGATGAAACTACCTCGAAGCAATTTGGGATCAAGGTTTTGAGTCGTATGGCGGTTGACAAGTTTGTCGAGGTCACGGCTTCGGTGCCTGCTGCGGTTTCCAAAGACCGTGGTCTCTCGGAAGGCGACATTGTGTTGATGTCAAGAGGAGAGGATCCCTTGAACCAACCGGAGGAGTTGCATTGTCTTTCTCGTATCTGGAAGACAACCTACAAGAAAGACATCGTCGAGGTTGTCTATCGGCTGAATGGTAGGGGAAATCCAATCCATCAGGCCCTTGTTCCGGGTAGCGAGTTCTCGGTGGTCAAGATCACCAACATGACCACAATCGAGCGCGAATATGCTGCTCTGGAAAGCTTGCAGTACTATGACTTGATGGATGAGGTTCTCAAGGCTGAGCCGTCGCCGATGCTCAACTTTGGCGATCAGGCTATCAAAGGGGTGATGGACAACTACCAACTCAATCTTGGGCAAGCAAAGGCCATCTTGAATGCGAAGGAGAATGATGGGTTTACTTTGGTACAGGGCCCTCCGGGTACGGGCAAGACTAAAACCATTGTCGCCATGGTTGGCTGCCTGTTGTCGAACTCCCTCAAGGGTTCCAATGGTGCCGTCAGCATCCCCCGGCCGGGACTCACGGCAAAACCCACCACAGCCCCGGCCAGGAAGCTGCTTGTCTGTGCCCCCAGTAACGCAGCCGTGGATGAGCTGGTCCTGCGTCTCAAGCAGGGCGTAAAGACAATGAACGGAACCCACCACAAGATCGAGGTGCTGCGTCTCGGTCGAACTGACGCTATCAACGCTGGTGTTAAAGACGTGACCCTGGATGAGCAAGTCAAGGCACGGATGGAAGCGGTGATCAACAGCAGTGGACCCAGCGACCGCGAGCAAATGCACAAGGAAGCTGGCGAGATCAAGGTCAAACTCTCCGAGCTTCGGCCAAAGCTTGATGCTGCTCAAGCTGCCGATGATCATCAGTTGATGAACAAGCTGAAGAGAGAGTACGACGACCTGATGAAACGCCGTGCCCACATCGGAGCTCGCATCGAGGCCGATAAGAGCAGTGGAAACACGTTCCAACGTGAGGTCGAGATCAAGCGCCGACAGGTTCAGCAAGAAATTCTCGACAAAGCTCAGGTCTTGTGTGCCACACTGAGCGGTAGCGGCCACGAGATGTTCAAGAATCTCAATGTCGAGTTTGAGACGGTCATCATTGATGAGGCGGCCCAATGTGTGGAGCTTAGTGCACTCATTCCGCTCAAGTATGGCTGCTCAAAATGCATTCTGGTCGGTGATCCCAAGCAGCTGCCGCCTACCGTTCTCTCTCAGTCTGCTGCTAGATACGGCTACGACCAGAGCTTGTTCGTCCGCATGCAAAAGAACCACGCCAAAGATGTCCACCTGCTCGACATGCAGTATCGCATGCACCCCGAAATCAGCAGGTTCCCAAGCAAGGAGTTTTACGAAGGGCTGCTCCAAGACGGCGCCGACATGGCAGGCTTGCGTCTCCAGCCGTGGCACCAGAGCGTCTATCTTGGCCCTTACCGGTTCTTTGATGTCAAGGGTTCGCAATCGCGTGGGCCTAAAAACCAGTCCCTGGTTAACGAGGAAGAGCTCAAGGTTGCTATGAAACTGTACCAGCGCTTCCGCTCTGACTACAGCAACGTCGATGCCAGAGGCAAGATCGGCATCATTACTCCCTACAAGGCTCAGCTTCACAGATTGCGACAGAGGTTCACCGACAAGTATGGTGAGGGCATTACAGAGGAGATCGAGTTCAACACTACCGATGCGTTCCAGGGTCGTGAGTGTGagatcatcatcttctcttGCGTTCGCGCCAGCCCGACTGGTGGTATCGGTTTCATGACTGATATTCGCCGCATGAACGTCGGTCTGACACGTGCCAAGTCATCCCTGTGGATTTTGGGTGACTCCCGGGCGCTTCAGCAGGGTGAATACTGGAATAAGCTCATTGAGGACGCCAAGGAGCGTGACCGGTACACCACCGGTAACATTCTGGCCATGCTGGACAGCCGTGGTCCGCAGTTGCCAGCTGCCGCCTTTAAACAGCTGGGTGCCCCCCCTCCTGCACCATCTCGCCCACGCCCAACCGAAGATGTTGAGATGCCTGATGCGCCTTCTTCTAATGTGGAGATGCCTGATGTGCCTCCAGCCAACCTGCCATATCGTCGCCCAAGCGGTCCTCGTGATGACATGCCGCCCACTATCCAGCCAACGGTTGGATCAACAGGAAAGAAGCGGGCGCGCGATAGCAACGACGACGGCCGCCCGTCCAAAAAG ATTCAACAGAACGCGAATGCGGCGCGTCACAATATGAATGCCGCTCCACCAGTCATGCCGAGAGCAGCCACGGTGAAGCCACCCATCGACCCGTCAGCTATGGAGGTGTTGGGCCTGGCGCCCCCGGAGAGGGCACCTGCGGCTCAACCTCCACGTCCGCAGCAATGGGGTCAGCAGCCTCAGGTGGCGAATGGGCCGGGACCAGGACAGGGCCCGAGACCGAACGGGCCGCCTAATGGACAGGGCCAGAGGCCTAGTGTACCCCCGCCCGGATCTAGG GGACCGGTACCGCCAGCACGCAAGCCAGCGAGCGACCCCTTTATTAGGCGGAAACCAGGGCCAAGACGTTAA